In Naumovozyma castellii chromosome 1, complete genome, one DNA window encodes the following:
- the MRX15 gene encoding Mrx15p (ancestral locus Anc_6.360), giving the protein MPSLPKGLIDLLSKGVPETIFKYKKPFIIKFGSVSLSLVFLTYGLTFADTSLNTANSYYNGATDKEKNDWKFLLKIYSPISLAILPLTLSMGSLYLSSRVVSKITYIPKLQGTPECEFVRSSMFLGRQIRLRAPLGQISKSQTSRIFTGVGPQGIDDKSTFIFFLIDRNPKLKTFWNKFYILSRSGSVWNSDGRIIDSLFGDAKGDTEGLLMRKIHTPEQVAKVKVLDELIKSSSTKKNKFHSGMNRSDIIKNIVKNK; this is encoded by the coding sequence ATGCCGTCTTTACCCAAGGGACTAATAGATCTGCTTTCGAAGGGTGTTCCGGAGACTATTTTCAAGTACAAGAAAccattcattattaaattcgGTTCGGTTTCTCTGTCGTTAGTGTTCCTTACATATGGGCTAACCTTTGCAGATACCTCATTGAACACAGCAAACTCATACTATAATGGTGCCACTGACAAGGAGAAGAACGATTGGAAGTTCTTGCTGAAGATTTATAGTCCGATATCGCTGGCGATCTTACCATTGACATTGTCGATGGGATCCTTATATCTCTCCTCCAGGGTTGTATCGAAGATTACTTATATTCCTAAGTTACAAGGAACACCAGAATGTGAATTTGTAAGAAGCTCCATGTTTCTTGGGAGACAAATAAGGCTACGTGCACCACTGGGACAGATTAGTAAGAGTCAGACTTCTAGGATATTTACCGGGGTTGGACCTCAAGGTATTGACGATAAGTCTACGTTTATCTTTTTCCTTATTGACCGTAACCCCAAGTTGAAGACGTTTTGGAATAAGTTCTATATACTTTCCAGATCAGGTTCAGTTTGGAACTCTGATGGTAGAATCATCGATTCGTTGTTTGGTGACGCTAAAGGTGACACTGAAGGTTTACTAATGAGAAAGATACATACACCCGAACAAGTAGCAAAAGTTAAAGTTTTAGATGAGTTAATAAAATCAAGCAGTACTAAGAAGAACAAGTTTCATTCTGGCATGAATAGATCTGATATCATAAAGAATATCGTGAAGAACAAATGA
- the COQ2 gene encoding 4-hydroxybenzoate octaprenyltransferase (ancestral locus Anc_6.361), whose product MLRLSFPSRNLSNFSAIAPLTRKLLWKPLLIQRAQTSRYQSTKVINENTTPFTTEELKQSQLERIKGLGPLVSKLPTRLIPYAELMRLEKPVGTWLLYLPCSWAILIAAMQTSAPLLSTVGMLGIFGVGAVIMRGAGCTINDLFDRNLDDKVIRSVQRPIASGRITPKQASVFLAGQTAVGMGILSLLPAQCWWLGLASLPIVFTYPLFKRFTYYPQAALSACFNWGAMLGFPAMGVLDWSTMIPLYCGSFLWCMIYDTIYAHQDKAFDIKAGIKSTALAWGSNTKKISYALATTQFGLLTWAAASSGVMLGPGFIGGLSIFAYRVFSMIKNVNLDSPKDCWRAFTGNIQTGLYFSYALFFDYILRLIGIL is encoded by the coding sequence ATGTTACGGTTGTCCTTTCCCTCGAGAAACCTCTCGAACTTCAGTGCAATTGCACCTTTAACCAGGAAGCTATTATGGAAGCCGCTCCTCATTCAAAGGGCACAGACGTCAAGGTATCAAAGTACAAAGGTTATCAATGAGAATACCACTCCATTTACTACTGAGGAGTTGAAGCAATcacaattggaaagaataaAGGGTCTGGGGCCTCTAGTTTCTAAATTACCCACACGGTTAATCCCCTACGCAGAGTTGATGCGGTTGGAAAAGCCTGTAGGGACATGGTTATTGTATCTACCATGTTCTTGGGCGATCCTGATTGCAGCAATGCAAACGTCTGCCCCTTTACTCTCTACTGTAGGAATGTTAGGTATATTTGGCGTGGGAGCTGTTATAATGAGAGGAGCCGGATGTACCATTAACGATCTCTTTGACAGGAATTTAGATGATAAAGTAATTAGATCTGTCCAGAGACCTATAGCCTCAGGCAGAATCACTCCCAAACAAGCATCCGTGTTTCTTGCTGGTCAAACCGCGGTTGGAATGGGGATTCTAAGTCTTTTACCTGCTCAATGTTGGTGGCTGGGCCTAGCTTCTTTACCCATTGTATTCACATATCCCTTATTTAAGAGATTTACTTATTATCCACAGGCTGCATTGAGTGCGTGTTTTAATTGGGGGGCTATGTTGGGATTTCCAGCAATGGGGGTTCTAGATTGGTCCACTATGATTCCATTATACTGTGGAAGCTTCTTGTGGTGTATGATTTATGATACCATATATGCACACCAAGATAAAGCATTTGACATTAAAGCTGGAATAAAATCAACCGCATTAGCATGGGGATCGAATACCAAGAAAATTAGTTATGCCTTGGCAACTACACAATTTGGATTGCTGACTTGGGCTGCTGCTAGTAGTGGTGTTATGCTAGGTCCTGGTTTCATTGGTGGTCTTTCCATATTTGCATACAGAGTATTCAGCATGATTAAGAATGTAAATCTAGATTCACCAAAGGATTGCTGGAGAGCCTTTACAGGAAACATTCAAACGGGATTATACTTCTCGTATGCTTTATTCTTCGACTACATTTTAAGATTGATTGGCATTCtatga